From the genome of Candidatus Hadarchaeales archaeon, one region includes:
- a CDS encoding ribosome assembly factor SBDS, whose translation MVKLEDAVIARFSSHGMNFEILVDPNLAVSLREGKQVDMRAMLAIDKVFKDARKGESASEESLLKVFGTSDVFRVAEQIVKNGEIQLTTEQRRKMREEKVKQIVTILSRRAINPQTGTPHPPARIEAALKEAKVQIDEFKSAEEQIPKIVKALLPILPLKFEIRKIAVKIPPAYVGKAIHVVRKMGTIKQEEWLQDGSWVVLMEIPAAVEAEVYEKLNELTKGEVETKVIE comes from the coding sequence ATGGTCAAGTTAGAGGATGCCGTGATAGCGAGATTTTCAAGTCACGGCATGAACTTCGAAATTTTGGTCGACCCAAACTTGGCTGTTAGTCTGCGAGAGGGCAAGCAGGTAGACATGAGAGCGATGCTCGCCATTGACAAGGTTTTCAAAGATGCCCGGAAGGGAGAGTCGGCGTCGGAAGAAAGTCTTTTAAAGGTTTTCGGTACGTCCGACGTTTTCCGGGTTGCCGAACAAATCGTGAAAAACGGTGAAATTCAGCTTACGACCGAGCAGCGCAGAAAGATGAGGGAGGAAAAGGTGAAGCAAATCGTGACTATCCTTTCAAGAAGGGCGATAAATCCACAGACTGGAACTCCTCATCCTCCGGCAAGGATAGAAGCTGCCCTGAAGGAGGCAAAGGTTCAAATCGACGAGTTCAAGAGTGCTGAAGAGCAGATTCCGAAGATAGTCAAGGCCTTGCTTCCAATTCTACCGTTGAAATTTGAAATCAGGAAAATTGCAGTTAAAATTCCGCCAGCCTACGTCGGAAAAGCTATCCACGTTGTGAGAAAAATGGGCACCATCAAGCAGGAGGAGTGGCTTCAAGATGGTTCTTGGGTGGTTTTAATGGAGATCCCGGCTGCTGTGGAAGCCGAAGTCTACGAAAAGTTGAACGAGCTAACGAAAGGAGAGGTTGAAACGAAGGTGATAGAATGA
- the rrp4 gene encoding exosome complex RNA-binding protein Rrp4, with translation MILVQNRELVIPGQKIAEGKYKIKEGVYKEGDEIFAAVVGLAEISDETIKVIPLEGRYIPKEGDLVIGVVIDVHAWGWVVDINSPYTGNLLFSDYLERKVDPVRENPHKHLTLGDVVALQVKEVNERKYVLLEGGKAGLGRLRGGRMVEISPMKIPRVRGKKGSMLKVLQDIGGCRLLVGQNGRIVIWAKTPERTAVIVEALKRIEREAHIPGLTDRIRLMLEGRNVKDAET, from the coding sequence ATGATTCTCGTTCAGAACAGGGAGCTTGTGATTCCAGGTCAGAAAATCGCGGAAGGAAAGTACAAGATCAAGGAAGGAGTTTACAAGGAAGGTGACGAGATATTTGCTGCAGTGGTTGGTCTAGCGGAAATCAGCGATGAAACGATTAAGGTGATCCCGCTAGAAGGGAGATATATTCCCAAGGAAGGCGATCTGGTCATAGGAGTTGTGATAGACGTTCACGCTTGGGGGTGGGTTGTGGACATAAACTCACCCTATACTGGAAATCTGCTGTTTTCCGATTACTTAGAAAGAAAGGTGGATCCGGTCCGGGAAAATCCACACAAACATCTCACACTTGGTGATGTTGTTGCTCTGCAGGTCAAAGAAGTTAACGAAAGAAAGTACGTTTTACTTGAGGGCGGCAAAGCTGGTCTCGGGAGGTTGCGAGGAGGCAGAATGGTAGAGATCTCTCCCATGAAAATCCCACGCGTGAGAGGAAAAAAGGGTTCAATGCTCAAGGTTCTTCAGGATATCGGTGGATGTCGACTTTTGGTCGGACAGAATGGAAGAATAGTTATATGGGCGAAAACACCTGAGCGCACGGCTGTAATAGTTGAGGCTCTGAAGAGAATTGAGAGGGAAGCGCACATACCAGGTCTGACAGACCGAATACGTTTAATGCTGGAAGGGAGGAATGTAAAGGATGCAGAAACCTGA
- the rrp41 gene encoding exosome complex exonuclease Rrp41: MQKPEKLIIDGRRLDGRAPDEMRPLKIIAGPLQRADGSAYVELGKNKVLAAVYGPREMHPKHEAEPDQCILRCRYSMAPFSVEERKKPGPDRRSIEISKVIREALEPVLFLELYPRAVIDVFIEVLQADAGTRTAGINAAAVALADAGIPMKDLVSAIAVGKVDGTVVLDLNKEEDQFGETDMPVAMIVRRKAITLLQMDGHFTEEEFKQALDFAFKGCEQVFEAQRRALKEKYVVKV, encoded by the coding sequence ATGCAGAAACCTGAAAAGCTGATAATTGATGGCAGAAGGCTAGATGGTCGGGCACCGGACGAGATGAGACCACTGAAAATAATTGCTGGACCCTTGCAGAGGGCTGACGGATCAGCCTATGTAGAGCTTGGAAAAAACAAGGTTCTTGCGGCGGTTTACGGACCTCGTGAGATGCATCCGAAGCATGAAGCAGAGCCCGACCAGTGCATCCTGCGCTGTAGATATTCCATGGCACCGTTCTCTGTTGAGGAGAGGAAGAAACCAGGACCAGACAGAAGATCGATTGAGATTTCCAAGGTCATAAGAGAAGCCCTTGAACCGGTTCTTTTCTTGGAATTATACCCAAGAGCTGTCATAGACGTGTTTATCGAGGTGCTTCAAGCCGATGCTGGGACAAGAACAGCCGGGATAAACGCCGCGGCAGTTGCCCTAGCCGACGCCGGGATTCCAATGAAGGATCTTGTCTCCGCGATTGCCGTGGGAAAGGTCGATGGAACAGTGGTTTTGGATCTTAACAAAGAGGAAGATCAATTTGGAGAGACAGACATGCCAGTCGCGATGATAGTCAGGAGAAAGGCGATCACGCTTCTCCAGATGGACGGACATTTCACGGAGGAAGAGTTTAAGCAAGCTCTGGATTTTGCTTTCAAAGGGTGCGAGCAGGTATTTGAGGCTCAGAGACGTGCCTTGAAGGAGAAATATGTGGTGAAGGTGTGA
- the rrp42 gene encoding exosome complex protein Rrp42, whose translation MEVVSRIKKDYIMSLLQQGKRIDGRAFDQFRSVSVEKGIIQTANGSALVKMGATQVLVGVKIGKGEPFPDQPEEGILVVNAELLPLASPTFEPGPPDEDAIELARVVDRGIRESKCLELEKMAIVPGEEVWTVFIDIYVLDHDGNLIDASALAAIAALTDTKPPADEAWKLQGFPLRKYPVAVTFAKIGDQLLLDPNLEEEQVMDARLTMAFTEDGALCAMQKGGKGYFTREEVERAFQIARQKSAELRRLLGVG comes from the coding sequence ATGGAAGTGGTTTCCAGAATAAAGAAGGATTACATAATGAGTTTGCTGCAGCAAGGGAAGAGAATAGATGGGAGAGCTTTCGATCAGTTCAGAAGTGTTAGCGTGGAGAAAGGGATTATCCAAACTGCTAACGGATCGGCTCTTGTGAAGATGGGTGCCACGCAGGTGCTTGTTGGAGTGAAGATAGGGAAAGGAGAACCTTTTCCCGACCAGCCGGAAGAAGGAATTCTGGTCGTGAACGCGGAGCTTCTTCCTTTGGCCTCACCGACTTTTGAGCCAGGTCCGCCGGACGAAGATGCGATAGAGCTTGCGAGGGTCGTCGACCGCGGTATCCGGGAGTCTAAATGCTTGGAGCTTGAAAAGATGGCGATAGTTCCGGGCGAGGAAGTCTGGACGGTTTTTATAGATATTTATGTTCTGGATCACGACGGAAACCTTATTGATGCCTCGGCTCTCGCAGCCATAGCCGCTCTGACTGATACGAAGCCACCGGCCGATGAGGCTTGGAAGCTTCAAGGTTTTCCGCTGAGAAAGTATCCTGTAGCCGTGACTTTTGCGAAGATTGGCGATCAGCTTCTGCTGGATCCAAATCTTGAGGAAGAGCAGGTGATGGATGCTAGACTGACGATGGCTTTCACGGAGGATGGAGCCTTGTGCGCTATGCAGAAGGGAGGAAAGGGATACTTTACCAGAGAGGAAGTGGAGAGAGCCTTTCAGATTGCAAGGCAAAAGTCCGCGGAGCTCAGAAGATTATTAGGAGTAGGTTAA
- a CDS encoding 50S ribosomal protein L37ae, whose product MARKRTKKVGIAGKFGPRYGFTLRRRYAEVAEKARKQYPCPNCGAVKAKRISTAIWQCRRCGTKFAGRAYYPTESA is encoded by the coding sequence ATGGCTAGAAAGAGGACGAAAAAGGTTGGAATAGCCGGAAAATTCGGCCCGCGCTATGGATTCACTCTGAGGAGGAGATATGCCGAAGTTGCGGAGAAGGCCAGGAAACAGTATCCGTGTCCGAACTGCGGTGCGGTGAAGGCCAAGAGAATAAGCACGGCGATATGGCAGTGCAGACGATGCGGGACGAAATTCGCAGGTCGGGCATACTATCCGACTGAATCCGCTTGA
- a CDS encoding KEOPS complex subunit Pcc1 codes for MAKPKRVSAKLYFDFEDTKKAESVFKAVLPEKDIERSRCRVSMFLRESVLYVEIDAPNTASLRAAINSVGRWIALADEMVERCEEWKSFPRRLDISSSSSSRRSSRRRR; via the coding sequence GTGGCGAAGCCTAAAAGAGTTTCTGCAAAGCTTTATTTCGACTTTGAAGACACGAAAAAAGCAGAAAGTGTATTCAAGGCGGTTCTACCGGAGAAGGATATAGAGAGATCAAGATGCAGAGTTTCCATGTTTTTAAGGGAAAGCGTTTTATATGTTGAGATAGATGCTCCAAACACGGCTTCGCTGAGAGCTGCCATAAACTCCGTGGGGAGGTGGATAGCTCTAGCGGATGAGATGGTGGAGAGGTGTGAGGAATGGAAGAGCTTTCCCCGCAGGTTAGACATCAGCTCGTCCAGTTCCAGCAGGCGCAGCAGCAGGCGCAGGCGATAA
- a CDS encoding prefoldin subunit beta: MEELSPQVRHQLVQFQQAQQQAQAIIAQRQQLEMLIKETEMALQELQKLPDDAVVYKSVGTILVRVNKQELQQSLTEEKEELDLRIKTLARQQERILERLEEMRQKLEEALKGQPKGGAAG; the protein is encoded by the coding sequence ATGGAAGAGCTTTCCCCGCAGGTTAGACATCAGCTCGTCCAGTTCCAGCAGGCGCAGCAGCAGGCGCAGGCGATAATCGCGCAGAGACAGCAGCTCGAGATGCTGATTAAGGAAACAGAGATGGCGCTGCAGGAGCTGCAAAAGTTACCTGACGATGCTGTGGTTTACAAGAGCGTTGGGACAATTCTGGTCAGGGTGAACAAGCAGGAGCTGCAACAGAGTTTAACTGAAGAAAAAGAGGAGCTGGACTTGAGAATAAAGACGCTGGCAAGGCAGCAGGAGAGAATTCTGGAGAGACTGGAGGAAATGCGCCAGAAGCTGGAAGAGGCTCTCAAGGGACAGCCGAAAGGTGGGGCGGCCGGTTAG
- a CDS encoding DHH family phosphoesterase, whose translation MMEVAEALRSLSGKRALVLCHHFADPDGVASTVVLSEVLSTLGAKSVAAVADDISLPARQILEYFGRKVEINPELDFDAIVLVDTSSFGHLGSFGEKVEKFQGLKIVIDHHRPNEETRKAVDFHFVFEEYISECELLADLVKEMGLKLTPEQASMLLAGILTDTAHFRLAKPKTFLVVSELLKAGADYQKVVELLKPPEDKSKRVAVLKAIERSEVKRIHGFHFIFSEVGAFEGDVASIFVKIGADAAFVASEDKGKLRMSMRASEQFIEETKIHLGEVAEELGKIFNGSGGGHPGAASMMGEGRLKDLKRNLFNLLQKKLARYALGK comes from the coding sequence ATGATGGAGGTAGCGGAAGCCCTCAGGTCGCTTTCGGGCAAGCGGGCGTTAGTTCTCTGTCACCACTTTGCCGACCCGGATGGGGTAGCAAGCACTGTCGTTCTCTCCGAGGTTCTCTCTACGCTTGGAGCAAAATCAGTGGCTGCTGTCGCCGATGACATATCCCTGCCAGCTCGGCAGATATTGGAGTATTTCGGAAGGAAGGTGGAAATCAACCCGGAGCTCGATTTTGATGCCATAGTCCTCGTGGACACTTCCAGTTTTGGTCATCTCGGAAGTTTTGGTGAAAAAGTCGAAAAATTTCAGGGTTTGAAGATAGTAATAGACCACCACCGACCAAATGAGGAAACCAGAAAAGCCGTGGATTTTCATTTTGTTTTTGAAGAGTACATTTCCGAATGTGAACTGCTTGCGGATCTCGTGAAGGAGATGGGACTTAAGTTAACCCCCGAGCAGGCCTCCATGCTTCTCGCCGGTATTCTTACGGACACGGCGCATTTCAGGTTAGCTAAACCAAAGACCTTTCTCGTGGTTTCAGAGCTTTTGAAGGCGGGAGCGGATTATCAAAAAGTTGTAGAATTACTCAAGCCTCCGGAGGATAAGTCAAAGAGGGTAGCGGTTCTTAAGGCGATTGAAAGATCGGAGGTTAAAAGAATTCACGGTTTTCATTTCATTTTTTCAGAGGTCGGAGCTTTTGAGGGTGATGTGGCTTCGATTTTCGTGAAGATCGGTGCGGACGCTGCCTTTGTCGCATCTGAGGATAAGGGTAAGCTAAGGATGAGCATGAGGGCAAGCGAGCAGTTCATCGAGGAGACCAAAATTCATCTTGGTGAAGTGGCGGAAGAACTCGGGAAGATTTTCAACGGAAGCGGTGGGGGACATCCAGGGGCGGCAAGCATGATGGGAGAAGGAAGGCTCAAAGATCTCAAAAGAAATTTGTTTAATCTTCTTCAGAAGAAATTGGCTAGGTATGCACTTGGAAAGTGA